One part of the Thiothrix nivea DSM 5205 genome encodes these proteins:
- a CDS encoding YeeE/YedE family protein, giving the protein MMFETLFDQFSTGEIAAIIGLAIGLIFGIFAQQSRFCLRAACVEFWRGQTGKKFAIWLLAFGAAMLGTQYFIEMGAIDIGQVRQLNNTGSMSGAIIGGLLFGGGMVLAGGCASRLLVLSATGNMRTMVAGLVVTIVAQASLRGGLSPLREEISSWWLVDGSARSFASWLPPHGGLLLGVVFMGLALWMANRSGINKWWGFAAVITGLSVALGWLLTSWHAANSFDIVPVKSVSFTGSSADTLMGLINQPTLPLSFDIGLVPGVFIGSLLAALATREFQWQKFTADSGFTRFFAGAALMGFGGMLAGGCAVGAGVTGGVMLVITAWVALFSMWIGAGIMDWLVDRKADEAKAAVEAAKRAAEVMPQFAKAPEIVQAG; this is encoded by the coding sequence ATGATGTTTGAAACTTTATTTGATCAGTTCAGCACCGGCGAAATAGCGGCCATCATTGGGCTGGCTATAGGCTTGATTTTCGGCATATTTGCCCAACAGAGCCGTTTCTGCCTACGGGCGGCCTGCGTGGAGTTCTGGCGCGGCCAGACTGGTAAGAAATTTGCCATCTGGTTGCTGGCATTTGGTGCCGCCATGCTCGGAACCCAATACTTCATCGAGATGGGGGCCATTGATATCGGGCAAGTCCGCCAGTTGAACAACACCGGTTCCATGTCCGGAGCAATTATTGGTGGCTTGCTGTTTGGTGGTGGCATGGTGTTGGCTGGTGGCTGTGCCAGCCGCCTGCTGGTACTTTCCGCCACGGGTAATATGCGCACCATGGTGGCAGGGCTGGTGGTGACGATTGTTGCCCAGGCATCGCTGCGTGGCGGGCTTTCACCCTTGCGTGAGGAAATTTCTTCCTGGTGGCTGGTGGACGGCAGCGCCCGCAGCTTTGCATCCTGGCTGCCGCCACACGGTGGTCTACTATTAGGGGTGGTATTTATGGGCCTGGCGTTATGGATGGCAAATCGTAGCGGCATCAACAAGTGGTGGGGCTTTGCCGCTGTCATTACCGGCCTGTCCGTGGCTTTGGGCTGGTTGCTGACCAGTTGGCACGCGGCCAATTCCTTTGACATTGTTCCCGTCAAAAGCGTCAGCTTCACTGGCTCTTCCGCCGATACCCTGATGGGGCTGATCAATCAGCCGACCTTACCTTTAAGCTTCGATATTGGTCTGGTTCCCGGCGTCTTTATCGGTTCCCTGCTGGCTGCATTGGCAACGCGGGAATTCCAGTGGCAAAAGTTCACGGCTGACAGTGGCTTCACCCGCTTTTTCGCAGGTGCTGCCCTGATGGGATTTGGCGGGATGCTGGCCGGTGGTTGTGCGGTAGGCGCAGGCGTAACCGGCGGTGTCATGCTGGTGATTACGGCTTGGGTCGCACTGTTCAGCATGTGGATTGGTGCCGGTATCATGGACTGGCTGGTTGACAGGAAAGCTGATGAAGCCAAGGCTGCGGTCGAAGCGGCCAAACGTGCCGCTGAGGTCATGCCACAATTTGCCAAAGCGCCTGAGATAGTACAGGCAGGCTGA
- a CDS encoding cytochrome c has translation MTSRRRWKPFQVEAASLAEVAKGGDMAAIKPQFGKVGESCKACHKEYKED, from the coding sequence ATGACTTCAAGAAGAAGATGGAAACCCTTCCAGGTCGAAGCTGCTTCACTGGCTGAAGTCGCCAAAGGCGGCGACATGGCTGCCATCAAGCCGCAATTCGGCAAAGTCGGTGAATCCTGCAAGGCTTGCCACAAGGAATACAAGGAAGACTAA
- a CDS encoding c-type cytochrome: MMKLSTTRKLFASAVIAVGVVAASNVIADDEQKSPEEMAIEYRQDAFHMIKYHFGPMAAMVKGDKEFNAEAFAKNAEAVAALSKFPINGFIEGSDMGETEAKSEIWSNMDDFKKKMETLPGRSCFTG; the protein is encoded by the coding sequence ATGATGAAACTGTCTACTACCCGCAAACTGTTTGCCTCTGCCGTCATCGCTGTCGGTGTGGTTGCCGCCTCTAACGTGATCGCAGATGATGAACAAAAATCCCCGGAAGAAATGGCAATTGAATACCGTCAGGATGCTTTCCACATGATCAAGTACCATTTTGGCCCAATGGCGGCTATGGTTAAGGGTGACAAGGAATTCAACGCGGAAGCGTTTGCCAAGAATGCTGAAGCGGTAGCCGCCTTAAGCAAGTTCCCCATCAATGGCTTTATCGAAGGCAGTGATATGGGTGAAACCGAAGCCAAATCTGAAATCTGGTCTAACATGGATGACTTCAAGAAGAAGATGGAAACCCTTCCAGGTCGAAGCTGCTTCACTGGCTGA